From a region of the Sporosarcina ureilytica genome:
- a CDS encoding B3/B4 domain-containing protein, producing the protein MKVSLDNKILNTLPAFKIGLNHYTKITVSESPQMLKGRLQLFQEQLFFELDDKAVTKFQGVQEWREIWKAFGANPSRYRSSIESLLRRISKQNYLQPFNSAVDMNNFFSLQYEIPMGIYDTQHIQGDIAFNIGTSETTCEGLNGRLNHLNNMIVLSDNIGPFGSPFVDSKRTAVSENTTSAIHVFFLRPSMNTEEAAELLTAAGKMFTNVHGGEVYSKILHKEQSSTMLD; encoded by the coding sequence TTGAAAGTAAGTTTAGACAATAAAATATTGAATACTTTACCCGCCTTTAAAATAGGCCTTAACCATTATACCAAAATTACGGTCTCAGAATCTCCTCAAATGCTAAAAGGACGCTTACAATTATTTCAAGAACAACTTTTCTTTGAACTTGATGACAAAGCAGTCACAAAATTTCAAGGTGTTCAGGAATGGCGTGAAATATGGAAAGCATTTGGCGCAAACCCAAGCCGTTATCGTTCTTCAATTGAATCGTTACTAAGAAGAATTAGTAAACAAAATTATTTACAACCCTTTAACTCTGCTGTTGATATGAATAACTTTTTCTCTTTGCAATATGAAATTCCAATGGGGATTTATGACACGCAGCATATTCAAGGAGATATCGCGTTTAACATTGGAACAAGTGAAACAACTTGCGAAGGATTAAACGGACGTCTAAACCATTTGAATAATATGATTGTCTTGTCCGATAATATTGGTCCTTTCGGGAGCCCTTTTGTTGATTCAAAACGGACTGCTGTTTCCGAAAATACAACATCCGCTATTCATGTGTTCTTCTTGCGTCCTTCCATGAACACAGAAGAAGCCGCTGAACTATTAACAGCTGCAGGAAAAATGTTTACGAATGTTCATGGCGGTGAAGTATACTCAAAGATTTTGCACAAAGAACAGTCTTCTACTATGCTAGATTAA
- the queG gene encoding tRNA epoxyqueuosine(34) reductase QueG: protein MNILELQEEVKKYAASIGIDKVGFTTAAPFHELRNRLVRQQELGFQSGFEEKDIEKRTDPALLLDRPESIIAIAIAYPSKMENSPRGKKGERRGIFCRASWGTDYHIVLRERLKLLEEFILARVPTAKLRSMVDTGELADRAVAERAGIGWSGKNCSIITPEFGSYVYLGEMITNIPFAPDEPMEDECGDCRLCLDACPTGALIQGGQLNAQRCIAFLTQTKTSIPEEFRTKIGNRVYGCDTCQTICPKNRKKYNLHQEAFKPEPELAKPVLEPMLDLSNRQFREQFGHIAGSWRGKNPIQRNAIIALAHFKEEAAIPKLTEMLRNDQRPVMRGTIAWALGQIGTEASYKAIQAALATEEQEDVRLELEKALENWQEETHI, encoded by the coding sequence ATGAATATACTCGAACTTCAAGAGGAAGTAAAAAAATATGCTGCTTCAATTGGGATTGATAAGGTCGGTTTTACGACTGCAGCTCCGTTTCACGAATTAAGAAACCGGTTAGTTCGCCAACAAGAACTAGGCTTTCAGTCAGGCTTTGAGGAGAAAGATATTGAGAAGCGTACGGATCCTGCACTTCTCTTGGATAGACCGGAAAGTATTATTGCGATTGCCATTGCGTATCCTTCTAAAATGGAAAATTCTCCTCGTGGAAAAAAAGGGGAGAGACGTGGGATATTTTGTCGTGCTTCTTGGGGAACTGATTATCATATTGTCCTTCGTGAGCGTTTAAAGTTACTGGAGGAGTTTATATTAGCCCGTGTGCCAACTGCAAAGTTGCGTTCTATGGTAGACACAGGAGAACTTGCAGACCGCGCAGTAGCAGAGCGAGCGGGCATTGGGTGGTCAGGGAAGAACTGTTCAATTATCACGCCTGAATTCGGATCGTATGTGTATCTAGGTGAGATGATTACAAATATTCCTTTTGCACCAGACGAGCCGATGGAAGACGAGTGTGGGGATTGTAGGTTATGTTTAGACGCATGCCCAACAGGTGCCTTAATTCAGGGTGGACAGCTCAATGCACAGCGCTGTATCGCTTTTTTAACACAGACGAAGACATCGATTCCTGAAGAGTTTAGGACGAAGATTGGAAACCGTGTATACGGTTGTGATACATGCCAAACAATTTGCCCGAAAAACAGGAAAAAGTATAATTTGCACCAGGAAGCATTTAAGCCTGAACCGGAACTCGCAAAACCTGTATTAGAACCGATGTTGGATTTATCGAATCGTCAATTTAGAGAGCAATTCGGACATATTGCGGGTTCGTGGAGAGGTAAAAATCCGATTCAACGAAATGCGATAATCGCTTTAGCGCATTTCAAAGAAGAAGCGGCAATTCCTAAATTAACCGAGATGCTGCGGAATGATCAACGACCCGTTATGCGTGGGACAATTGCTTGGGCACTTGGCCAAATAGGAACAGAAGCAAGTTATAAAGCAATCCAAGCAGCTTTAGCAACGGAAGAACAAGAAGATGTTCGACTGGAATTAGAAAAAGCGCTTGAAAATTGGCAAGAAGAGACTCATATTTAG
- the trmL gene encoding tRNA (uridine(34)/cytosine(34)/5-carboxymethylaminomethyluridine(34)-2'-O)-methyltransferase TrmL has translation MAIHVALFEPQIPANTGNIARTCAGTGVKLHLIKPLGFSTEDKMLKRAGLDYWQHVDVFYHDGIRQFIDAYPEGKFYFITKFGQKSYTSFDYSNSEEDIFFVFGKETKGLPNEILEEYEENCLRVPMNDNIRALNLSNTAAVLVYEALRQQSFIGLK, from the coding sequence ATGGCAATACATGTGGCGTTATTTGAACCGCAGATTCCTGCGAACACAGGAAACATCGCGAGAACCTGTGCAGGTACAGGCGTAAAATTACATTTAATTAAACCATTAGGATTTTCAACAGAAGATAAAATGTTAAAAAGGGCAGGACTTGATTATTGGCAACATGTTGATGTCTTTTATCATGATGGGATTCGGCAGTTTATCGACGCTTATCCGGAAGGTAAGTTTTATTTTATTACGAAATTTGGGCAGAAATCTTATACGTCTTTTGATTATTCGAATTCAGAGGAGGATATCTTCTTTGTGTTTGGTAAAGAGACTAAGGGACTGCCTAATGAAATTCTGGAGGAATATGAAGAGAACTGTTTACGTGTTCCGATGAATGACAATATACGTGCGTTAAACTTATCAAATACCGCCGCGGTGTTAGTATATGAAGCACTTCGACAACAATCCTTTATTGGGTTGAAGTAA